A genomic segment from Gossypium hirsutum isolate 1008001.06 chromosome D04, Gossypium_hirsutum_v2.1, whole genome shotgun sequence encodes:
- the LOC107899273 gene encoding protein SODIUM POTASSIUM ROOT DEFECTIVE 2 has protein sequence MKKMDIFCASQASTAVCLSMDQAASSSCSSASAVQLGGRAIDRHNPIIRDAKRFTRTLPSNPCTSQPPPINPLPYHQLKKNEKKCSSKSSNDHARKGSSSSGVSAKLNDHKKKKKGSSKNSTSKPSEIKDAETGRKSFATKAVDFVTPPGSTRYLLGDNNNSGFFDGIPDYDPVWALVPAETSKIQAIKQDQSIVSKPSSSSPPEKPSKDQVVVLRVSLHCKGCEGKLRKHLSRMEGVTSFNIDFAAKKVTIVGDVTPLGVLASVSKVKSAQFWTSTMPVAASSANMTNK, from the exons atgaagaaaatgGATATTTTTTGTGCATCCCAAGCTTCAACAGCCGTATGTTTAAGCATGGATCAAGCAGCTTCCTCCTCTTGTTCCTCCGCATCCGCCGTCCAACTCGGCGGTCGAGCCATCGACCGTCACAACCCCATCATTCGAGACGCCAAAAGGTTTACCAGAACTCTACCTTCTAACCCTTGTACATCTCAGCCACCGCCGATCAATCCTTTGCCTTACCATCAGCttaagaagaatgaaaaaaagtGTTCAAGCAAGTCAAGCAATGATCATGCAAGAAAGGGTTCTTCTTCTTCTGGTGTGTCAGCTAAGTTGAATGAtcataagaagaagaagaagggttCGTCTAAGAACAGTACATCGAAGCCAAGTGAAATTAAAGATGCAGAAACTGGTAGGAAAAGCTTTGCCACCAAGGCGGTTGATTTCGTCACCCCTCCTGGTTCCACTAGGTATCTATTGGGTGATAATAATAATTCTGGGTTTTTCGATGGAATACCGGATTATGATCCAGTTTGGGCATTGGTCCCTGCTGAAACAAGCAAGATTCAAGCCATAAAACAAGATCAATCCATTGTTTCAAAACCTTCTTCATCATCTCCCCCAGAGAAACCTTCTAAAGACCAG GTAGTGGTTTTAAGAGTGTCATTACACTGCAAAGGCTGTGAAGGAAAATTGAGGAAACATTTATCAAGAATGGAAG GTGTTACATCATTCAACATCGACTTCGCAGCTAAGAAGGTGACAATCGTTGGAGATGTAACGCCATTAGGGGTATTGGCTAGTGTTTCAAAGGTAAAGAGTGCACAGTTTTGGACATCCACCATGCCTGTTGCTGCTTCGTCTGCAAATATGACAAACAAGTAG